The Schistocerca nitens isolate TAMUIC-IGC-003100 chromosome 12, iqSchNite1.1, whole genome shotgun sequence genome has a window encoding:
- the LOC126214999 gene encoding translation initiation factor IF-2-like — protein MANGLCNIAALQDKAALQDKAALQDKAALQDKAALQEKAALQEKAALQEKAALQEKAALQEKAALQEKAALQEKAALQEKAALQEKAALQEKAALQEKAALQEKAALQEKAALQEKAALQEKAALHEKAALQEKAAPQEKAAPQEKAAPQEKAALQEKAALQEKAALQEKAALQEKAALQEKAALQEKAALQEKAALQEKAAPQEKAAPQEKAAPQEKLRTRKRLHPRKRLHSRKRLHSRKRLHSRKRLHSRKRLHSRKRLHPE, from the coding sequence gctgcactccaggataaggctgcactccaggataaggctgcactccaggataaggctgcactccaggataaggctgcactccaggaaaaggctgcactccaggaaaaggctgcactccaggaaaaggctgcactccaggaaaaggctgcactccaggaaaaggctgcactccaggaaaaggctgcactccaggaaaaggctgcactccaggaaaaggctgcactccaggaaaaggctgcactccaggaaaaggctgcactccaggaaaaggctgcgcTCCAGGAAAAGGCTGCGCTCCAGGAAAAGGCTGCGCTCCAGGAAAAGGCTGCGCTCCAGGAAAAGGCTGCGCTCCACGAAAAGGCTGCGCTCCAGGAAAAGGCTGCGCCCCAGGAAAAGGCTGCGCCCCAGGAAAAGGCTGCgccccaggaaaaggctgcactccaggaaaaggctgcactccaggaaaaggctgcactccaggaaaaggctgcactccaggaaaaggctgcactccaggaaaaggctgcactccaggaaaaggctgcactccaggaaaaggctgcactccaggaaaaggctgcaccccAGGAAAAGGCTGCGCCCCAGGAAAAGGCTGCGCCCCAGGAAAAACTGCGCaccaggaaaaggctgcaccccaggaaaaggctgcactccaggaaaaggctgcactccaggaaaaggctgcactccaggaaaaggctgcactccaggaaaaggttgcactccaggaaaaggctgcaccccgagtga